Proteins from a single region of Streptomyces vinaceus:
- a CDS encoding alpha/beta hydrolase, translating to MSLTGFPLFATAIALTAIAVLLPLAVWSKVRGPAVVRVSTRALMVVFAQVTAVALVFISVNREENFYASWGDLLGTGKYVTAAPDLGADGLGGKKAAEVKSEPKVLQEFQPVDGLGGRVKKTELDGKISGVKGDVMVWLPPQYDDPAFKNKKFPVVELIPGIPGTGKSWFQGLKAAEVLEPLMKSGKVQPFILVSPRAMLLGNGDTGCANIPGKVNADSWFSVDVRKMVTDNFRASDEARTWGVAGYSAGAYCAAKLAILHPDRYSAAVSLSGYNDPGQEPTSLVAKDPEMRRTHNLKALLKAAPAPPAVSLWMSGAEQDGYLSGTDLKAIAQSPTAVHAEKVTGGHNLDSWSKQLPTAFGWLSTQVKAP from the coding sequence ATGAGCTTGACGGGGTTTCCCCTGTTCGCGACGGCGATCGCCCTCACGGCGATCGCCGTTCTCCTGCCGCTGGCCGTGTGGAGCAAGGTGCGCGGCCCCGCCGTCGTACGCGTGTCGACCCGGGCCCTGATGGTGGTGTTCGCCCAGGTCACCGCCGTCGCGCTGGTGTTCATCTCGGTGAACCGGGAGGAGAACTTCTACGCGTCCTGGGGTGACCTGCTGGGGACCGGCAAGTACGTCACGGCCGCCCCCGACCTCGGCGCGGACGGGCTCGGCGGCAAGAAGGCCGCGGAGGTCAAGTCCGAGCCGAAGGTGCTCCAGGAGTTCCAGCCGGTCGACGGCCTCGGCGGCCGGGTCAAGAAGACCGAGCTCGACGGCAAGATCTCCGGGGTCAAGGGCGACGTCATGGTGTGGCTCCCGCCGCAGTACGACGACCCGGCGTTCAAGAACAAGAAGTTCCCGGTGGTCGAGCTGATCCCGGGCATACCGGGGACGGGCAAGTCCTGGTTCCAGGGGCTCAAGGCGGCCGAGGTGCTGGAGCCGCTGATGAAGAGCGGCAAGGTGCAGCCGTTCATCCTGGTCTCGCCGCGCGCGATGCTGCTGGGCAACGGCGACACCGGATGCGCGAACATCCCGGGCAAGGTCAACGCGGACAGCTGGTTCAGCGTCGACGTCCGCAAGATGGTCACCGACAACTTCCGGGCCTCCGACGAGGCCCGCACCTGGGGCGTGGCCGGCTACTCGGCGGGCGCGTACTGCGCCGCCAAGCTGGCGATCCTGCACCCCGACCGCTACAGCGCCGCCGTCTCCCTCTCCGGTTACAACGACCCGGGCCAGGAGCCCACCTCGCTCGTCGCCAAGGACCCGGAGATGCGGCGCACCCACAACCTGAAGGCCCTGCTCAAGGCCGCCCCCGCGCCGCCGGCGGTCTCGCTGTGGATGTCCGGCGCCGAGCAGGACGGCTACCTGTCCGGTACGGACCTCAAGGCCATCGCGCAGAGCCCGACCGCGGTGCACGCGGAGAAGGTCACCGGCGGGCACAACCTCGATTCGTGGTCGAAGCAGCTCCCGACGGCCTTCGGCTGGCTGAGCACGCAGGTCAAGGCGCCCTAG
- a CDS encoding peptidase: MDKRISLLAASGLAALSLGAAAPALAAEPAFPLIGPSALVLQPYPDTGSPKERSLHYELAYVGPGNGFTGEFTVTVDLTKAAGVASVRLDPARPRPNCTTSATSIVCTQQGLKAGAESGDANGFDLLVSAAKDTRNGASGEIAVTGRVAGASVTPVTTKLTVGGPDLYMGALGLRSEVTAGERQDLPLAFANRGTLPARSVALELDASAGLEPAQTYDNCRVQDHGGMGATTVCLVEGEFLPGESYQLAPDSPLHLKTTERAYQDRLRYAVVPDPAQVKDAHEGGPATGKQLKLVKASAAVPVTGSAAVAGHAENTDLNPGDNQRSLEFTAKGARADFEAVTASPAGKVGDTVVAELGFRNKGPAVISHLRSGESVARTDIVVPAGVRVTDVPRNCRAVNADGSDRTDQLGAPRYFCDGGIFADLGGTYTGRFSMKIEKAVAEAKGSVTVGEPAAGGTKPLSFDPVAANAQAVFAVEVKGGTSPSPSGSASASPSASASASASASASASPSTSAAGAAGGNLASTGSSVGPVALGALGAVAVGGALYVGVRRRSGGHA, encoded by the coding sequence ATGGACAAGCGCATCTCCCTTTTGGCCGCTTCGGGCTTGGCGGCGCTGAGCCTCGGCGCGGCCGCCCCCGCGCTCGCCGCGGAACCGGCCTTCCCGCTCATCGGCCCCTCCGCCCTGGTGCTCCAGCCGTACCCGGACACGGGCTCCCCGAAGGAGCGCAGCCTCCACTACGAACTGGCCTACGTGGGACCCGGGAACGGCTTCACGGGCGAGTTCACCGTCACCGTCGACCTGACCAAGGCCGCCGGGGTGGCCTCCGTCAGGCTGGACCCGGCCAGGCCCAGGCCGAACTGCACGACGAGCGCCACCTCGATCGTCTGCACGCAGCAGGGCCTGAAGGCCGGCGCCGAGTCGGGTGACGCCAACGGCTTCGACCTGCTCGTCTCCGCCGCCAAGGACACCAGGAACGGCGCGAGCGGTGAGATCGCGGTCACCGGCCGGGTGGCGGGAGCGAGCGTCACGCCGGTCACCACCAAGCTGACCGTCGGCGGCCCCGACCTGTACATGGGCGCGCTGGGCCTGCGCTCCGAGGTGACGGCCGGCGAACGGCAGGACCTCCCGCTGGCCTTCGCGAACCGGGGCACGCTGCCCGCCAGGTCGGTCGCGCTGGAGCTGGACGCCTCGGCGGGCCTGGAGCCCGCGCAGACGTACGACAACTGCCGGGTACAGGACCACGGCGGCATGGGCGCGACCACGGTCTGCCTCGTCGAGGGCGAGTTCCTGCCGGGCGAGTCCTACCAGCTCGCCCCCGACTCCCCGCTGCACCTCAAGACCACGGAGCGGGCCTACCAGGACCGGCTGCGGTACGCGGTCGTCCCCGACCCGGCGCAGGTCAAGGACGCGCACGAGGGCGGGCCGGCCACCGGCAAGCAGCTGAAGCTGGTCAAGGCCTCGGCCGCGGTGCCGGTCACGGGCTCCGCCGCGGTCGCCGGCCACGCCGAGAACACCGACCTCAACCCCGGTGACAACCAGCGCAGCCTCGAATTCACCGCGAAGGGCGCCCGGGCCGACTTCGAGGCGGTCACCGCCTCGCCCGCCGGCAAGGTCGGCGACACGGTCGTCGCCGAGCTCGGCTTCCGCAACAAGGGCCCGGCCGTGATCAGCCACCTGCGCTCGGGCGAGAGCGTGGCCCGTACCGACATCGTGGTGCCCGCCGGAGTGCGGGTCACGGACGTCCCCCGCAACTGCCGCGCGGTCAACGCGGACGGCAGCGACCGTACGGACCAGCTCGGCGCGCCGCGCTACTTCTGCGACGGCGGGATCTTCGCGGACCTCGGGGGTACGTACACCGGCCGGTTCTCGATGAAGATCGAGAAGGCCGTGGCCGAGGCCAAGGGCTCGGTCACCGTCGGCGAACCGGCCGCGGGCGGCACCAAGCCGCTCTCCTTCGACCCGGTCGCGGCCAACGCCCAGGCCGTGTTCGCGGTCGAGGTCAAGGGCGGTACGAGCCCGAGCCCGTCCGGCTCGGCCTCCGCGTCCCCGTCGGCCTCCGCCTCGGCTTCGGCGTCCGCCTCGGCCTCGGCCTCGCCGAGCACGTCCGCCGCCGGCGCCGCGGGCGGCAACCTGGCCTCGACCGGCAGCTCCGTCGGCCCGGTCGCGCTGGGTGCGCTGGGCGCCGTCGCCGTCGGCGGCGCACTGTACGTGGGGGTGCGCCGCCGTTCGGGCGGGCACGCGTAA
- a CDS encoding chorismate mutase: MTVTTTPAQLIADSRERIDAIDDRIIGLIQERMAVSTVIQEARIASGGRRVHLSREMEVLAHWSDALGKPGTTLAMTLLELCRGRV, translated from the coding sequence ATGACCGTGACCACCACCCCCGCGCAGCTGATCGCCGACTCCCGCGAGCGGATCGACGCCATCGACGACCGGATCATCGGGCTCATCCAGGAGCGGATGGCCGTCTCGACCGTCATCCAGGAGGCCCGGATCGCCTCGGGCGGCCGGCGGGTGCACCTCTCGCGCGAGATGGAGGTGCTGGCGCACTGGAGCGACGCGCTCGGCAAGCCGGGGACCACCCTCGCGATGACCCTGCTGGAGCTGTGCCGGGGCCGGGTCTGA
- a CDS encoding class II aldolase/adducin family protein: MSAPAPVSPPAPVPVDRLRFALPPVHADPAEERAYRKERLAGALRLFGRLGYEDGVAGHITVRDPEFADCHWVNPFGRALSSLGAEDLLLVDGDGRVRRGGHRVNELAFAVHAAVHRARPDAVAVVHAHAPYGRALAALGELLAPISEEACAFYEDHALLDGFAGPQDSGRVARALGPYKALILRNRGLLTVGDSVDAAAWWFIAAERAAQVQLIARAAGKPVAIDHRGALAARERFGTDLAAWVSYQPLWQGVAP, from the coding sequence GTGTCCGCGCCTGCCCCGGTGTCCCCGCCCGCGCCCGTGCCGGTGGACCGGCTGCGGTTCGCGCTGCCGCCCGTCCACGCGGACCCGGCCGAGGAGCGCGCGTACCGCAAGGAGCGGCTCGCCGGGGCGCTGCGGCTCTTCGGCCGCCTCGGGTACGAGGACGGGGTCGCCGGGCACATCACCGTGCGGGACCCGGAGTTCGCGGACTGCCACTGGGTGAACCCGTTCGGGCGGGCCCTGTCCTCACTCGGCGCCGAAGACCTGCTGCTCGTCGACGGTGACGGGCGCGTGCGCAGGGGCGGGCACCGGGTCAACGAGCTGGCCTTCGCCGTGCACGCCGCCGTGCACCGGGCCCGCCCCGACGCGGTGGCGGTGGTGCACGCGCACGCCCCGTACGGCAGGGCGCTGGCCGCCCTCGGTGAACTGCTCGCCCCGATCAGCGAGGAGGCCTGCGCCTTCTACGAGGACCACGCGCTCCTCGACGGGTTCGCGGGGCCGCAGGACAGCGGGCGCGTCGCCCGCGCCCTGGGCCCGTACAAGGCGCTGATCCTGCGCAACCGCGGGCTGCTGACGGTCGGTGACTCCGTGGACGCGGCGGCCTGGTGGTTCATCGCGGCGGAGCGCGCGGCGCAGGTGCAGCTGATCGCGCGGGCCGCCGGGAAACCGGTGGCCATCGACCACCGCGGCGCGCTCGCCGCGCGGGAGCGTTTCGGCACGGATCTCGCCGCCTGGGTCAGCTACCAGCCCCTCTGGCAGGGCGTCGCGCCCTGA
- a CDS encoding ATP-binding protein codes for MPVSTAPRPPHPTDADDPPQRKLYRSADGRMLGGVARGLAGHLGLPVVWVRLAFLGLFMWGDGLGVLLYAAFWVFVPLGVGGRTGHRSFFETLPDGTRRLRKPDRGQITALIALCIGAGIFISKVQLGGTSGRYVWPTLLVGAGVVLVWRQADNARRAHWGAAAGRNARLLQIARGFAGVALVGVGLTVFIVVRGSAAQLGNVLTAALAVLVGIALLAGPWLIRMTQDLSEERLMRIRAQERAEVAAHVHDSVLHTLTLIQRNAEDVGEVRRLARAQERELRNWLYKPEGTGKDEAEEPTTLAEAVKKTAADVEDHHGVPIEVVVVGDCPLDERLGAQIQAAREAMVNAAKYGGDGGPVQVYAEVEGQTVFVSVRDRGPGFDIDAVPDDRMGVRESIIGRMQRNGGTARLRSAPDGGTEVELEMERAANAA; via the coding sequence ATGCCCGTCTCCACCGCCCCCCGTCCCCCGCACCCGACGGACGCCGACGACCCGCCGCAGCGCAAGCTCTACCGCAGCGCCGACGGCCGGATGCTCGGCGGTGTCGCGCGCGGTCTCGCCGGGCACCTCGGGCTGCCGGTCGTCTGGGTCCGGCTCGCGTTCCTCGGCCTGTTCATGTGGGGCGACGGGCTGGGCGTGCTGCTCTACGCCGCGTTCTGGGTGTTCGTACCGCTGGGGGTCGGCGGCCGCACCGGCCACCGCTCCTTCTTCGAGACCCTCCCCGACGGCACCCGCCGCCTGCGCAAACCCGACCGGGGGCAGATCACCGCCCTCATCGCCCTGTGCATCGGCGCCGGCATCTTCATCTCCAAGGTCCAGCTCGGCGGCACCTCCGGCCGGTACGTGTGGCCGACGCTGCTGGTCGGCGCCGGCGTGGTCCTCGTCTGGCGCCAGGCGGACAACGCCCGCCGCGCCCACTGGGGCGCCGCCGCCGGGCGCAACGCGCGACTGCTCCAGATCGCCCGCGGGTTCGCCGGGGTCGCCCTGGTCGGCGTCGGCCTGACCGTCTTCATCGTCGTACGCGGCTCGGCGGCGCAGCTCGGCAACGTGCTGACCGCCGCCCTCGCCGTCCTCGTCGGCATAGCCCTGCTCGCCGGACCCTGGCTGATCCGGATGACCCAGGACCTCTCCGAGGAGCGCCTGATGCGCATCCGCGCCCAGGAGCGCGCCGAGGTCGCCGCCCACGTCCACGACTCGGTGCTGCACACCCTGACCCTGATCCAGCGCAACGCGGAGGACGTCGGCGAGGTCCGCCGCCTGGCCCGCGCGCAGGAGCGCGAGCTGCGGAACTGGCTGTACAAGCCGGAGGGCACCGGCAAGGACGAGGCCGAGGAGCCCACCACCCTCGCGGAGGCGGTCAAGAAGACGGCCGCCGACGTGGAGGACCACCACGGGGTCCCGATCGAGGTCGTCGTCGTGGGCGACTGCCCGCTCGACGAGAGGCTCGGCGCACAGATCCAGGCCGCGCGCGAGGCGATGGTCAACGCCGCCAAGTACGGTGGCGACGGGGGGCCGGTGCAGGTGTACGCCGAGGTGGAGGGGCAGACCGTGTTCGTGTCCGTACGGGACAGGGGACCGGGCTTCGACATCGACGCGGTACCGGACGACCGCATGGGCGTACGAGAATCGATCATCGGCCGGATGCAGCGCAACGGCGGGACCGCACGGCTGCGGTCCGCGCCCGACGGCGGCACGGAAGTCGAGCTGGAGATGGAGAGGGCGGCGAACGCAGCATGA
- the guaA gene encoding glutamine-hydrolyzing GMP synthase: MPEAPSAAHDSAPDTVLVVDFGAQYAQLIARRVREARVYSEIVPSTMPVAEMLAKDPKAIILSGGPSSVYEEGAPRLDDAPALFGSGVPVFGMCYGFQLMATTLGGTVDNTGAREYGRTPLAVSKAGSTLFEGTPENQSVWMSHGDACSAAPEGFTVTASTNVVPVAAFENDEKKLYGVQYHPEVMHSTHGQQVLEHFLYRGAGLEPTWTTGNIVEEQIAAIREQVGDKRAICGLSGGVDSAVAAALVQKAIGSQLTCVYVDHGLMRKGETEQVEKDFVAATGVQLKVVDAQERFLTALAGVSDPETKRKIIGREFIRVFEQAQLEILQEDGPAVAFLVQGTLYPDVVESGGGTGTANIKSHHNVGGLPDDIEFELVEPLRQLFKDEVRMVGQELGLPEEIVQRQPFPGPGLGIRIVGEVTKERLDLLREADAIARHELTAAGLDREIWQCPVVLLADVRSVGVQGDGRTYGHPIVLRPVSSEDAMTADWTRMPYEVLARISTRITNEVPDVNRVVLDCTSKPPGTIEWE; encoded by the coding sequence GTGCCAGAAGCACCCTCCGCCGCCCACGACAGCGCCCCGGACACGGTTCTCGTCGTCGACTTCGGCGCCCAGTACGCCCAGCTCATCGCCCGCCGCGTCCGCGAGGCACGGGTCTACAGCGAGATCGTCCCCAGCACGATGCCGGTGGCCGAGATGCTCGCCAAGGACCCGAAGGCGATCATCCTCTCCGGCGGCCCGTCCTCCGTGTACGAGGAGGGTGCCCCGCGCCTGGACGACGCCCCCGCCCTCTTCGGGTCCGGCGTCCCCGTCTTCGGCATGTGCTACGGCTTCCAGCTGATGGCGACCACCCTCGGCGGCACCGTCGACAACACCGGCGCCCGCGAGTACGGCCGTACGCCGCTCGCCGTCTCCAAGGCCGGCTCCACCCTCTTCGAGGGCACCCCCGAGAACCAGTCGGTGTGGATGTCCCACGGCGACGCGTGCTCCGCCGCCCCCGAGGGCTTCACCGTCACCGCGTCGACGAACGTCGTCCCGGTCGCGGCCTTCGAGAACGACGAGAAGAAGCTGTACGGCGTGCAGTACCACCCCGAGGTGATGCACTCCACGCACGGCCAGCAGGTGCTGGAGCACTTCCTCTACCGCGGCGCCGGCCTGGAGCCCACCTGGACCACGGGCAACATCGTCGAGGAGCAGATCGCGGCCATCCGCGAGCAGGTCGGCGACAAGCGCGCCATCTGCGGCCTGTCCGGCGGCGTGGACTCCGCGGTCGCCGCGGCCCTCGTCCAGAAGGCCATCGGCTCCCAGCTGACCTGCGTGTACGTGGACCACGGCCTCATGCGCAAGGGCGAGACCGAGCAGGTCGAGAAGGACTTCGTCGCGGCCACCGGCGTGCAGCTGAAGGTCGTCGACGCCCAGGAGCGCTTCCTGACCGCGCTGGCCGGCGTCTCCGACCCGGAGACCAAGCGCAAGATCATCGGTCGCGAGTTCATCCGCGTCTTCGAGCAGGCCCAGCTGGAGATCCTCCAGGAGGACGGCCCCGCGGTCGCCTTCCTGGTCCAGGGCACCCTGTACCCGGACGTCGTCGAGTCCGGCGGCGGCACCGGTACCGCCAACATCAAGTCCCACCACAACGTGGGCGGCCTGCCCGACGACATCGAGTTCGAGCTCGTCGAGCCGCTGCGCCAGCTGTTCAAGGACGAGGTCCGGATGGTCGGCCAGGAGCTCGGCCTCCCCGAGGAGATCGTCCAGCGCCAGCCCTTCCCCGGCCCCGGCCTGGGCATCCGCATCGTCGGCGAGGTCACCAAGGAGCGCCTGGACCTGCTGCGCGAGGCCGACGCCATCGCCCGCCACGAGCTGACGGCGGCCGGCCTGGACCGCGAGATCTGGCAGTGCCCGGTCGTCCTGCTGGCGGACGTCCGCAGCGTCGGCGTCCAGGGCGACGGCCGCACGTACGGCCACCCGATCGTGCTGCGCCCCGTCTCCTCCGAGGACGCGATGACCGCGGACTGGACGCGCATGCCGTACGAGGTGCTCGCGCGGATCTCCACCCGCATCACCAACGAGGTGCCGGACGTGAACCGCGTCGTCCTCGACTGCACGAGCAAGCCCCCGGGCACCATCGAGTGGGAGTAG
- a CDS encoding LuxR C-terminal-related transcriptional regulator translates to MTEETTGAAPVGRHVRVVLVDDHRMFRTGVQAEIGETARTGVEVVGEAADVDQAVTVITATRPEVVLLDVHLPGGGGVEVLRRCAPLMAAAENPVRFLALSVSDAAEDVIGVIRGGARGYVTKTITGTDLVNSVFRVQEGDAVFSPRLAGFVLDAFASTDAPPVDEDLDRLTQREREVLRLIARGYAYKEIAKQLFISVKTVESHVSAVLRKLQLSNRHELTRWATARRLV, encoded by the coding sequence ATGACCGAGGAGACGACCGGCGCCGCGCCGGTGGGCAGGCACGTGCGGGTGGTGCTCGTCGACGACCACCGGATGTTCCGCACGGGAGTGCAGGCCGAGATCGGCGAGACCGCCCGGACCGGGGTCGAGGTCGTCGGCGAGGCGGCCGATGTGGACCAGGCCGTCACCGTCATCACCGCCACCCGGCCCGAGGTGGTCCTGCTCGACGTGCACCTGCCCGGCGGCGGCGGGGTCGAGGTGCTGCGGCGCTGCGCTCCGCTGATGGCGGCCGCCGAGAACCCGGTGCGGTTCCTGGCGCTGTCGGTGTCGGACGCCGCCGAGGACGTCATCGGGGTCATCCGGGGCGGCGCGCGCGGGTACGTCACCAAGACCATCACCGGGACCGACCTGGTGAACTCGGTCTTCCGGGTGCAGGAGGGCGACGCGGTGTTCTCCCCGCGCCTGGCGGGCTTCGTGCTCGACGCCTTCGCCTCGACGGACGCACCGCCGGTCGACGAGGACCTGGACCGCCTCACCCAGCGCGAGCGCGAGGTGCTGCGGCTGATCGCGCGGGGGTACGCGTACAAGGAGATCGCCAAGCAGCTCTTCATCTCCGTGAAGACCGTGGAATCGCACGTCTCGGCGGTGCTCAGGAAGCTGCAGCTCTCCAACCGGCACGAGCTGACCCGCTGGGCGACGGCCCGCCGCCTGGTGTGA
- a CDS encoding TQO small subunit DoxD: MTRTDVPSADSSGASGPTGPSGRGGLRERAARYALLPLRIFLGVTFVYAGLDKLTDPAFLSASGAGSIGEQMHGVRDTSAIPALVDWALHSPVGFGTALAVGELLVGLGTLAGLLTRIAATGGALISLSLWLTVSWQVSPYYYGNDLVYLMAWIPMILAGAPYLSLDSLIRSRGARTRSRRSRRIA; encoded by the coding sequence GTGACCCGAACTGACGTCCCTTCCGCCGACTCCTCCGGCGCCTCCGGTCCCACTGGTCCCTCCGGCCGCGGCGGGCTGCGGGAGCGGGCCGCCCGGTACGCCCTGCTGCCCCTGCGGATCTTCCTCGGCGTGACCTTCGTCTACGCGGGCCTCGACAAGCTGACCGACCCCGCGTTCCTGTCCGCCTCCGGTGCCGGCTCCATCGGCGAACAGATGCACGGAGTGCGCGACACCTCCGCGATCCCCGCGCTGGTGGACTGGGCGCTGCACTCACCCGTCGGATTCGGGACGGCGCTGGCCGTGGGCGAACTCCTGGTGGGCCTGGGGACCCTGGCCGGCCTGCTGACCCGGATCGCGGCCACCGGCGGAGCGCTGATCTCGCTCAGCCTGTGGCTCACGGTGTCCTGGCAGGTCAGCCCGTACTACTACGGGAACGACCTGGTCTACCTGATGGCCTGGATCCCGATGATCCTGGCCGGAGCGCCCTATCTCTCGCTGGACTCGCTGATCCGGTCGCGCGGTGCGCGGACCCGGTCGCGCCGGTCCCGCCGGATCGCGTAG
- a CDS encoding PspC domain-containing protein translates to MTKHDSPPSPAGATAAPPPGDRSADRSADRAAERPPLRRSKRDKVLAGVCGGLGRYFDLDPVIFRIVLGVLAVTGGVGLIFYGFAWLLLPVEGAEDSEAKKLLTGRVEGATLAAVFAALVGCALFLSMLDNGGLAVFSVLVILALGGAGYWSQRRRKTAAPEAEPQAAHRPAPAPPETQAPPVPGSPSWWRDPLVKDGTTGPVGSSGYLWGPDDSADANAARNIGEGRAEDPGRAAAPRVPRGGIGGRVFVLALLGGGAATAAVWQGSTLSHALQIGLASALAVFGLGLAVSSVKGRTGFGTILLAMITAGLLAGASALPREIGTDWKSVQWRPAAVADVRPVYAAGTGLATLDLSRLDVPKGTTLSVRASVEAGRLKVIVPREVTAQADVSVKLGDIHLPGETSQDVRVKSGGETQQATLKPAAGTEAGGTIELDLSADFGQVEVARAAS, encoded by the coding sequence ATGACCAAGCACGACTCCCCGCCTTCGCCGGCCGGTGCCACCGCGGCGCCGCCGCCCGGTGACCGGTCCGCCGACCGGTCCGCAGACCGCGCCGCCGAGCGGCCGCCGCTGCGCCGCAGCAAGCGCGACAAGGTCCTCGCGGGCGTGTGCGGGGGCCTCGGCCGGTACTTCGACCTGGACCCGGTGATCTTCCGGATCGTGCTCGGCGTCCTCGCGGTCACCGGCGGGGTGGGCCTGATCTTCTACGGCTTCGCCTGGCTGCTGCTGCCGGTGGAGGGCGCGGAGGACAGCGAGGCGAAGAAGCTGCTGACCGGCCGGGTCGAGGGCGCCACCCTGGCCGCCGTGTTCGCGGCCCTGGTCGGCTGTGCGCTGTTCCTGTCGATGCTGGACAACGGCGGGCTGGCCGTGTTCTCCGTCCTGGTCATCCTGGCCCTCGGCGGGGCCGGGTACTGGTCGCAGCGCCGCCGCAAGACCGCGGCCCCCGAGGCCGAGCCGCAGGCGGCGCACCGTCCTGCCCCCGCCCCGCCGGAGACCCAGGCGCCGCCCGTGCCCGGCAGCCCCTCCTGGTGGCGGGATCCGCTGGTCAAGGACGGCACCACCGGCCCGGTGGGATCCAGCGGTTACCTGTGGGGGCCCGACGACTCCGCCGACGCCAACGCCGCCCGGAACATCGGGGAGGGCCGGGCCGAGGACCCCGGGCGGGCCGCGGCCCCCAGGGTCCCGCGCGGGGGCATCGGCGGCCGGGTGTTCGTCCTGGCCCTGCTGGGCGGGGGCGCCGCCACCGCGGCGGTCTGGCAGGGCAGCACCCTCTCGCACGCGTTGCAGATCGGTCTGGCCTCGGCGCTCGCCGTGTTCGGGCTGGGTCTCGCGGTCAGCTCGGTCAAGGGCCGCACCGGCTTCGGCACGATCCTGCTGGCGATGATCACGGCCGGGCTGCTGGCCGGCGCCTCCGCCCTGCCGCGCGAGATCGGCACCGACTGGAAGTCCGTGCAATGGCGGCCGGCCGCGGTGGCGGACGTCAGACCCGTCTACGCGGCGGGCACCGGGCTGGCCACACTGGACCTGAGCCGGCTGGACGTGCCGAAGGGCACGACCCTGTCCGTGCGCGCCTCCGTGGAGGCGGGCCGGCTCAAGGTGATCGTGCCCCGCGAGGTCACCGCGCAGGCCGACGTGTCGGTGAAGCTGGGCGACATCCACCTGCCCGGGGAGACCAGCCAGGACGTACGCGTCAAGAGCGGCGGGGAGACCCAGCAGGCGACCTTGAAGCCCGCCGCCGGCACCGAGGCCGGGGGAACCATCGAGCTGGACCTGAGCGCAGATTTCGGACAGGTGGAGGTGGCCCGTGCCGCGTCATGA